Proteins co-encoded in one Marmota flaviventris isolate mMarFla1 chromosome 9, mMarFla1.hap1, whole genome shotgun sequence genomic window:
- the LOC139706990 gene encoding olfactory receptor 51B6-like, translated as MQSMWFNTTTSPFLLTGFPGMEKAHHLISIPLLVAYISILLGNGTLLFLIRDDHNLHEPMYYFLAMLAATDLGVTLTTMPTVLGVLWLNHREIGHGACFSQAYFIHTLSIVESRVLLAMAYDRFIAIRNPLRYAFILTDTQVIKIGVGVLARAGLSIMPIIIRLHWLPYCRSHILSHAFCLHQDVIKLACADITFNHLYPVVVVFAIGLLDFLVIFFSYILILKTVMGIASRDERAKALNTCVSHICCILVFYVSVAGLTFIHRFGKHVPHVVHVTMSYICFLFPPFMNPVIYSIKTKQIQIGIFHLFSLPCPKARLIAV; from the coding sequence ATGCAATCCATGTGGTTCAACACCACTACCTCTCCATTCCTGCTCACAGGCTTCCCAGGCATGGAGAAGGCACATCACTTGATTTCTATCCCTTTATTGGTGGCCTACATATCCATCCTCCTTGGCAATGGCACCCTCCTCTTTCTCATCAGGGATGACCATAACCTTCATGAGCCCATGTACTATTTCTTAGCTATGCTGGCAGCTACAGATCTTGGAGTGACATTGACCACAATGCCCACAGTGCTGGGTGTTCTATGGTTAAACCACAGAGAGATTGGCCATGGGGCCTGCTTCTCTCAGGCATACTTTATCCACACTCTTTCTATTGTGGAGTCGAGGGTCTTGCTTGCCATGGCTTATGACCGTTTCATTGCCATACGCAATCCCTTAAGATATGCTTTCATTCTTACTGACACCCAGGTAATAAAAATTGGGGTGGGAGTATTGGCCAGAGCTGGTCTATCAATTATGCCAATAATCATTCGCCTACATTGGTTACCCTATTGTCGATCCCACATTCTCTCACATGCATTTTGTCTACACCAGGACGTCATCAAGCTAGCCTGTGCTGACATCACCTTCAATCATCTCTACCCAGTTGTGGTGGTATTTGCCATAGGCCTGTTGGACTTTCTTGTCATCTTTTTCTCCTACATCTTGATTCTCAAGACTGTAATGGGCATTGCTTCTAGAGATGAACGGGCCAAGGCCCTCAACACATGTGTCTCCCATATCTGTTGCATCCTGGTCTTCTATGTCTCTGTAGCTGGACTGACATTTATTCACAGGTTTGGGAAACATGTTCCTCATGTGGTCCATGTTACAATGAGCTATATCTGctttcttttccccccttttatGAACCCTGTCATCTATAGCATTAAAACCAAACAGATTCAAATTGGTATATTTCATCTATTCTCTCTACCTTGTCCTAAAGCAAGACTAATTGCTGTCTGA